CACATACATCAAAGATCCAACAAGCGCTACGGGCATGCTCAGAGGATTAGCCAACGCCGATGATTGGGCCATGCTCAAACCCGTTCTGCGCAACATTGGAACGGTCATTACGCTACCACCTACACCCAGCAAAGTCGCAATTGTGCCAATGGTGATACCTTTAAAAGGTATCCCTCGCAGCGCTTTTTCTGTTTGATCCAAGCCAAGCAGAAAGCCTTTCCGGAAAAGGCAGTCAGTGATAGTCAACAGTAGGTAGACCACAAACGCCATACGAACACCGTCACTAGTCATAAAATTGGCCAGTACTGCCCCAGCCACTGCACCAGTTGCGATATAACCCGACAGCGGCCAGATGTAACCACGGGCCAATTTCTTAGCGTGGTGCTGCTTGAGCGTTGCCATTGACGCGCTAACCACCATGACTGCAGTCGAGGTGGCTACTGCTATTTGCATTGCAGAATCGTAGCCAAAATCACCTGGATTATGGCTGGAAATGAGTAAGTGATAGACCAGAGGAACTACAACAAAGCCGCCGCCAAACCCAAATAGCACGGTAGTAATTCCGGTCATGCAGCCAAACGTTGCCAATATCAAAAGGCTCATCCACTATCTTCCATTGCTCAATATTTTATTGAGCAGGCATCTTAAAGATGCGGCGCTTGAACGACTTCAGCGAACGAGCCAACTGTGTTTTCGTTTCAGCCAAAGCCTCATGGATCATTGACGATGCGTAATGCTTCAATCTCAATTCTGGACTCCACACTTCGTAGCGTTGTGGCAATTGGCACAGATTATGAGTATGGCCATCGCCTACCGATACACAGCCATCGGCGCTCACAATTACTCTATGGATCAAAGGGCGTTATGCAGGTGACTACCGCCCTGGGTACGTGGGTAGTGCCGCCCCAACGTGCCGTGTGGATACCACAGCAGATACCTCACGAAGTGCTATTTCTTGGCGTAA
The nucleotide sequence above comes from Pseudomonas sp. AB6. Encoded proteins:
- a CDS encoding sulfite exporter TauE/SafE family protein gives rise to the protein MSLLILATFGCMTGITTVLFGFGGGFVVVPLVYHLLISSHNPGDFGYDSAMQIAVATSTAVMVVSASMATLKQHHAKKLARGYIWPLSGYIATGAVAGAVLANFMTSDGVRMAFVVYLLLTITDCLFRKGFLLGLDQTEKALRGIPFKGITIGTIATLLGVGGSVMTVPMLRRTGLSMAQSSALANPLSMPVALVGSLMYVITGQMETQQLSYVFLGYIYLPAFCLLTVGSLIGVRLAMPHAGKIPDELHARIYIALLVLVLLAIGIK